The following nucleotide sequence is from Mycobacterium sp. Z3061.
AGACCGGCCCGTTCCACGGGAAGATCAGGCCCACTACGCCGTAAGGCTCTTTCAGGGTGTAGGCGTGCTGGTGTGAGTCGATGCCGGTGAGACCGCCGGTGTGCACGTCGGCCGCGATGCCCTCGATCTTGGTGCACCAGCCCGCGTAGTAGCGGAAGAACTCCGATCCCACGGTCACGGTGCCCTGCGCCTGCATCGGCGTCATGCCGGCGTTCAACGATTCCAGTTCGGCCAGCAGGTCGGCGTTCTGGTCAATCAACTCGCCGACCCGCCACAGGATCTTCGCCCGCTCGCTGGGCGGCTTGTCCCGCCAGACTCCGGCTTCGAAGGATGCCTTCGCCCGCGCGACAGCGTCGTCGACAGCCTCGGGGCCGCAGTCCTTGAACTCGGTGACCTGCTCCTCGGTGGCGGGATCGACAACCGTGATCAGTTCGCCGGTGCCGGGGCGCTCCCGGATCTCGTCCAAAACAGCCTGGACCGTCATCGGTACTCCTCCTTGAGTATCTGACTCGTCAAGGCGAGGTTATGCGCTTAACCAAGAGATGTCCAGACCTTGGATAGTCGATCGGCTATCCCGCGGCTAGGTCGATGCCCGCACCACGACGCGGGCGATATCGGTGATGTCCGGAGACGGCGGGGCCGGGTAGCCCAACCGTTCGTAGATGGCCGCGATCGCGGCATCGGCGACCGCGCGTGGATCGAACTGGACCGAGGTCAGGGGCGGCGTGCTCACCTCGCCCATCGGGCTCGCGTCGACACCGATCACCGCGAGGTCGCCGGGACACTGCAATCCCGCCTGGTGGATGCCGTACAGAATCAGGCACGCGATGTCGTCGCTCTGCGCGCACACCGCGGTGACGCCGTCGCGGACCCAGCCGGCCACGACATCGGCAGCGTTGTCGATGGTGACGGTGGCGACGCGCACCGGCGGCAGGCCACGCGATTGCGCCGCGCGGCTGACGCCGTCGAGCCAGTAGTCACCCAGGGCGCGCCATTTGGGTGTTCCACCGTAGGCATAGGCAATCTGCCGGTGGCCCCGCGAGACGAGGTGGGCCACCCGCATGTCGCCGACCGCCAGATGGGGATCGCCCAGGGCGGGCAGGCTGCCGATGTCGATGTGCGGGATACCCGCCGCCTTGACCGCGGCTGCCGCCGCCTCGCTGAGCGGGAACAGGCTGGCTACCGCGACCGGGTCGAGATTCTCGATGGCGTCGACGACGTGATTGTCGTCTTCGGTCTCGAAGATCTGAACCTGGAGCAACCCGAGTCGCGCCAGTTCGGTCGTCATACGGCTACCGGCCTGCATCGGCATGTCGCCCACGGCCACGTGCGGGACGACATAGAGGACGACGCCGCCCTTGCCGCGGGCGAGATTGCGGGCCGCAATGTTGGGGCGGTAGCCGAGCAATTTCGCGGCGCGGTTGACCGCGTCCCGGGTCTGCGGCGAGATCCTGCGCCCCTCGGCGTTGTTCAGCACGTAGCTGACCGTCGCGGTGGACACGTCCGCCAGGCGGGCGACATCGGCGGTGGTGGGTCGGGCACCCCTGACCGTGCTCAACTCGTCACCGACCGGCATGCCTCATGGTGGCACGCGTGTCAACTCTTTAGCGGAGTACTTCTTGGTGGACTAATAGTCCGTTGTCAGCGCACGGTCGAGCGGACCTTACCGGGGTGTTAGATGCTATAGCGGCTGGCGCCCTAGGTCTGACATCATGGCCTAGTAGTCACTCATCGGGGAGCGCGATATGAACAAAGACGACCTGATCCTGATCAGCGTTGACGACCACATCGCCGAAC
It contains:
- a CDS encoding LacI family DNA-binding transcriptional regulator, giving the protein MPVGDELSTVRGARPTTADVARLADVSTATVSYVLNNAEGRRISPQTRDAVNRAAKLLGYRPNIAARNLARGKGGVVLYVVPHVAVGDMPMQAGSRMTTELARLGLLQVQIFETEDDNHVVDAIENLDPVAVASLFPLSEAAAAAVKAAGIPHIDIGSLPALGDPHLAVGDMRVAHLVSRGHRQIAYAYGGTPKWRALGDYWLDGVSRAAQSRGLPPVRVATVTIDNAADVVAGWVRDGVTAVCAQSDDIACLILYGIHQAGLQCPGDLAVIGVDASPMGEVSTPPLTSVQFDPRAVADAAIAAIYERLGYPAPPSPDITDIARVVVRAST